Proteins from a single region of Deltaproteobacteria bacterium:
- a CDS encoding TetR family transcriptional regulator: protein MRVSKEQAARNRKQILTAAARLFRENGIRATGVDSISQGAGLTHGAFYSQFESKEALAAEAIRLALARSKHVWQRAAERKRGSEAFRSIVAGYLSPEHRDSPGRGCVVAALGPSIARQPRRVRAAFTTELKDAVDFLARLVPGADPSRRREDAIAAFACMTGALILARAVDDKRFSGQILEAAAERIIRGGRRGK from the coding sequence ATGCGGGTCTCGAAGGAGCAGGCGGCGCGGAATCGGAAACAGATCCTGACCGCGGCCGCGCGCCTGTTCCGGGAGAACGGCATCCGCGCCACCGGCGTCGACTCGATAAGCCAAGGGGCCGGTCTGACCCATGGCGCCTTCTACAGTCAGTTCGAATCCAAGGAGGCGCTCGCGGCCGAGGCGATCCGCCTCGCCCTGGCCCGGTCGAAGCACGTCTGGCAGCGCGCGGCCGAGCGCAAGCGAGGAAGCGAGGCGTTCCGGAGCATCGTCGCGGGATACCTGTCGCCGGAGCATCGCGACTCACCCGGTCGAGGCTGTGTCGTGGCGGCGCTCGGGCCGAGCATCGCCCGTCAGCCTCGAAGGGTTCGAGCAGCCTTCACCACGGAGTTGAAGGACGCCGTGGACTTCCTGGCTCGGCTGGTGCCCGGCGCCGACCCTTCGCGCCGTCGCGAAGACGCCATCGCGGCGTTTGCTTGCATGACCGGCGCCCTGATCCTGGCGCGGGCGGTCGACGACAAGCGGTTCTCGGGCCAGATCCTCGAGGCCGCGGCCGAGCGGATCATCCGAGGAGGACGTCGTGGGAAATAG
- a CDS encoding SDR family NAD(P)-dependent oxidoreductase, translating into MTNPVAVVTGVGPGTGAAIVRRFSRGGYAVAMLARNRDRLASLEREIERSRPYPCDVTDEAALDRALGAIRADLGTPRVLVHNAVGGAFGNFLEIDPEVLNRNFQVNTMALLHLARRLAPAMVTAGEGAIVTTGNTSAVRGKAAFAGFAPTKAAQRILAESIAREVGPKGVHVAYVMIDAVIDLEWTRQMFPDAPDEFFIKPAAIAEEVWHVAHQDRSAWSFNVELRPFRETW; encoded by the coding sequence ATGACGAACCCGGTTGCGGTCGTCACCGGGGTCGGCCCCGGTACGGGGGCAGCGATCGTCCGGCGCTTCTCGCGCGGCGGGTACGCCGTCGCGATGCTCGCGCGGAACCGCGACCGGCTCGCCTCGCTCGAGCGGGAGATCGAGCGCTCGCGCCCGTATCCGTGCGACGTCACCGATGAGGCTGCGCTCGATCGGGCCCTCGGGGCGATTCGCGCCGACCTCGGCACGCCGAGAGTCCTGGTCCACAACGCCGTGGGCGGTGCGTTCGGGAATTTCCTCGAGATCGATCCCGAGGTGCTGAACCGAAACTTCCAGGTCAACACGATGGCGCTGCTGCATCTTGCCCGACGGCTCGCTCCGGCGATGGTCACGGCGGGAGAGGGTGCCATCGTCACCACCGGCAACACCTCGGCGGTCCGCGGGAAGGCCGCCTTCGCGGGCTTTGCACCGACCAAAGCGGCGCAGCGGATCCTCGCGGAATCGATCGCCCGCGAGGTCGGGCCGAAGGGTGTGCACGTCGCCTACGTGATGATCGACGCGGTCATCGACCTCGAGTGGACGCGGCAGATGTTCCCGGACGCCCCGGACGAGTTCTTCATCAAGCCCGCGGCGATCGCCGAGGAAGTCTGGCACGTGGCGCACCAGGACCGCTCCGCCTGGTCGTTCAACGTCGAGCTCAGGCCGTTTCGCGAGACCTGGTGA
- a CDS encoding 2-hydroxychromene-2-carboxylate isomerase, which produces MVKVEFHFDFGSPNAYLSHLVIPEIERRTGVEFEYVPILLGGVFKLTNNRSPAESLAGIKNKPEYERLEMSRFIRRHRITRFQPNPFFPVNTLTLMRGAIAARSLGLFDRYVDAMFRHMWADPKKMDDPRVFRAALEESGLDGEQFFELVQTREIKDELRANTERSVERGTFGAPTFFVADEIFFGKDRLRDVEERILDLRSEGDGGR; this is translated from the coding sequence ATGGTCAAGGTGGAATTTCATTTCGACTTCGGCAGCCCCAACGCCTACCTGAGCCACCTGGTGATTCCCGAGATCGAGCGACGCACTGGGGTCGAGTTCGAGTACGTGCCGATCCTGCTCGGCGGCGTCTTCAAGCTCACCAACAACCGCTCGCCGGCGGAAAGCCTGGCAGGGATCAAGAACAAGCCCGAATACGAGCGGCTCGAGATGAGCCGCTTCATCCGCCGGCATCGGATCACCCGCTTTCAGCCGAACCCGTTCTTCCCGGTGAACACCTTGACGCTGATGCGCGGCGCCATCGCCGCTCGATCGCTCGGCCTATTCGACCGGTACGTCGACGCGATGTTTCGGCACATGTGGGCCGATCCGAAGAAGATGGACGACCCGCGGGTGTTCCGCGCGGCGCTCGAGGAATCAGGGCTGGATGGCGAGCAATTCTTCGAGCTGGTCCAGACCCGCGAGATCAAGGACGAGCTCCGCGCGAACACGGAGCGTTCGGTCGAGCGCGGCACCTTCGGAGCGCCGACTTTCTTCGTCGCGGACGAGATCTTCTTCGGCAAGGATCGGCTGCGTGACGTCGAGGAGAGGATCCTCGACCTCCGCTCGGAGGGAGACGGCGGCCGTTGA
- a CDS encoding glutathione S-transferase, which produces MSQLRIFSYLPNPRIWKATIAARLCGVEVEVRGTSPKELQSWLWDFDARPLSSDEPAASAEARVGKVGFRGTSLHKTAAFMEAHPFGTVPAAFSPDGKVGIFESNSIMRAVARLGEGRFPLYGRGPYEASRVDSFLDASLVFARDAQVYLLALMSGGISPETHARARDGFATYAAGIEQALSSDRGFLVGSDVTLADICFVAEMSLFFNEKARAGALEKQGLDPILTAKVDAEFPRAMGHLARLRKHPAFAPDVDPYLAKLDAP; this is translated from the coding sequence ATGAGCCAGCTGCGGATTTTCTCCTACCTGCCGAATCCGCGCATCTGGAAAGCGACCATCGCCGCGCGTCTGTGCGGCGTCGAGGTCGAGGTGAGAGGAACCTCACCGAAGGAGCTACAGTCGTGGCTGTGGGACTTCGACGCCCGCCCGCTCTCGAGCGACGAGCCCGCGGCGTCGGCGGAAGCACGCGTCGGCAAGGTCGGTTTTCGGGGGACCAGCCTCCACAAGACCGCCGCCTTCATGGAGGCGCATCCGTTCGGCACCGTGCCGGCCGCGTTCAGCCCGGACGGCAAGGTCGGCATCTTCGAATCGAACAGCATCATGCGGGCCGTCGCCCGTCTGGGTGAGGGCCGATTCCCACTCTATGGCCGCGGTCCTTACGAGGCGTCGCGGGTGGACAGCTTCCTCGATGCAAGCCTCGTGTTCGCGCGAGACGCGCAGGTCTATCTGCTGGCCCTGATGAGCGGGGGAATCTCTCCCGAGACTCACGCGCGGGCTCGTGACGGATTCGCGACCTACGCCGCCGGAATCGAGCAGGCGTTGTCTTCCGACCGCGGGTTCCTGGTGGGAAGCGACGTCACCCTCGCGGACATCTGCTTCGTCGCCGAGATGAGTCTCTTCTTCAACGAGAAGGCGAGGGCGGGGGCGCTCGAAAAGCAGGGCCTCGATCCGATTCTCACTGCGAAGGTCGACGCCGAGTTCCCGCGGGCCATGGGCCATCTCGCGAGACTGCGCAAGCACCCAGCGTTCGCTCCCGACGTCGACCCGTACTTGGCGAAGCTCGACGCACCGTAG
- a CDS encoding SDR family NAD(P)-dependent oxidoreductase, which yields MGNRNATAAVIGAGDYIGAAIARKFAAEGFTIFAGRRHGDKLAPLVAEIEARGGQIVARSLDARKEEELTAFLQDADRRAPLEVCIFNVGANVNFSLLETTERVFRKVWEMACYSGFLAGREAARLMMPRGRGCIFFTGATASLRGGIGYAAFASAKFGLRALAQSAARELGPKNIHVAHLIIDAGVDTAWVRERIRESGGEAALHGLAPGRLMRPDAVADAYWHLYQQPADAWTFELEIRPAGEKW from the coding sequence GTGGGAAATAGGAATGCCACCGCCGCGGTGATCGGCGCCGGCGATTACATCGGCGCCGCGATCGCCAGGAAGTTCGCGGCCGAGGGCTTCACGATCTTCGCCGGACGCCGGCACGGCGACAAGCTCGCCCCGCTGGTCGCTGAAATCGAGGCGCGGGGCGGGCAGATCGTCGCCCGATCGCTGGACGCACGGAAGGAAGAGGAACTGACCGCCTTCCTCCAGGACGCCGACCGGCGAGCGCCGCTGGAGGTCTGCATCTTCAACGTCGGGGCGAACGTCAACTTCTCCCTGCTCGAGACCACCGAGCGCGTCTTCCGCAAGGTCTGGGAGATGGCGTGCTATTCAGGCTTCCTGGCCGGCCGAGAAGCGGCCCGCCTCATGATGCCGCGTGGGCGCGGATGCATCTTCTTCACGGGCGCCACCGCGAGCCTTCGCGGGGGCATCGGGTACGCGGCCTTCGCCAGCGCGAAATTCGGCCTGCGAGCGCTCGCGCAGAGCGCCGCCCGGGAGCTCGGACCGAAGAACATTCACGTCGCTCACCTCATCATCGATGCCGGCGTCGACACCGCCTGGGTCCGCGAGCGGATCCGGGAAAGCGGGGGGGAAGCGGCGCTCCACGGTCTCGCTCCCGGCCGGCTCATGCGGCCCGACGCCGTGGCGGATGCGTACTGGCACCTCTACCAACAGCCCGCCGACGCCTGGACCTTCGAGCTCGAGATCCGTCCCGCCGGCGAGAAATGGTGA